The DNA window ACGCGAGCTTCAATGCGCTCAGCGCTACAAGGAACTTCTGGGCTCAAGCGAGAAAGATGTCTTTATGGTACCGAACGTATATCCCGAGGCATCGGGCAAGCAAGTCCTCACCATGGACTTTATGGACGGCATCGGCGTAACCCGAATCAAGTCTTTTACTCAGGAGCAACGCGACTGGATCGGCACACAGCTTCTCCGACTCTGTCTCCGTGAGATCACCGAGTTTCGTTTCATGCAGACGGACCCTAACTGGACAAACTTCCTCTATAACGCGGACGTCAACAAGCTTGAGTTACTCGACTTTGGAGCTTCTCGCGAGTATCCCGATGAGTTTGTTACCCAGTACGTACAGCTTCTTGCTGCGGCCTCTCGCTCCGACAAGGCTGCTGTCAAGGAGTTGTCTGAGAGTCTTGGCTACTTGACAGGCCATGAAAGCCGCACCATGGTTGAGGCGCACACAAAGTCTGTTCTCACTCTCGCTGAACCCTTCCTTGCCAATGCACCTGATGTCTACGACTTCAAGGATCAGACTATCACAGAACGTGTCAAGGCACTCATCCCTGTGATGCTTCAAGAGCGACTGGCGCCTCCACCCGAGGAGACGTACAGTTTGCATCGTAAGCTCAGTGGTGCATTTCTGCTGTGTGCAAAGCTGGGCAGCAAGGTCCCATGCAAGGCGATGTTTGAAGAGGCTCTCGCCAAAGGAGGCTACATTAGGTGAGAAGCGGAGACATTGTAATAATGTATCATGTAACATATAATCTCATGTAAAACTATTTAGAATTAAAATGGTAGTGGATGTAGAATAGAGAATACGAATTTCATGAAGAGATCGCTTGTGTTTTATCGTGATTGAATTATATGAGGTTGATGAGTTTTCGGACAATCGGTATTCGGGTTTGACAAGATATGGTGGGGCATCGATACCTGTCAGTCAGTGTGAGATATTTGTATCATAACTTGGGGACCTAGTATTCAAGACAGAGGCAATCGTCTGAACTATATCCATAGTATGCCAAATTGGATCTGGGGATACTCCAGATGTGCAATATTTTGATTGGTATCTCAATCTGCATCTATTCCTCAATGCTGATGTATAGGGCGTTGGAGGGCGCTGGTATGCCGCTATCGCAAGCTTGTACCCCGCCCCGAATACATCCATAAATCAAAGGCCCACCCAGGTCTCTCTCTCTACATGTAGTTGCAGTCACCAACTTAAACTTGCTACACCAAAGAACTTCTCTGTCGACAGCATCTTCACTTCAAGATGGCCGACTTAATCACTTTGGCAACATGTTCCCTCAACCAGTGGGTGTTGGATTGGGCGGGAAACCTTGGGAGAATTCGCAAGAGTATCATCCTCGCCAAGGAAGCTGGAGCTACTCTGAGAACAGGTCCTGAGCTTGAAATTACAGGCTATGGATGGTAGGCTTACTAGCGATTCTTTATGGAAGAATAATCTGACAATTTCTCAATAGTCTTGACCATTTCCTTGAGGCTGATGTTTATGAACACTCCTTGGAATCACTCCTCGCAATCTTGACTGACACCGAACTCCACGGTATCCTTATTGATGTCGGTCTTCCTCTCATGCACAGGGGTTGTCGATACAACTGCCGTGCTATTATCCTTGACGGAAAGCTTCTTTGTCTTCGACCCAAGATCTACCTTGCCAATGACGGGTACGTTATAGTTGCCCCGAAAGAGACACTGACTAATTCGACTCTTTAGAAACTTCAGAGAGAATCGGTTCTTTACTCCTTGGAACAGACCTAGATATGTTGAGCAGTACAACCTTCCTCCTGCTCTACAGAAACACCAGGGTGTCCGACAAGTTCCTATCGGTGATGTTATCCTGTCTCTCAATGACACAACTGTCGCTGCCGAGACGTGTGAGGAGCTCTTCACCCCTCAGGCGCCTCACATCAACATGTATGCTCCCTTGGAAACTCCAATCTCTCTGCATAAAGAGATAACGTCGGCCTTGAAGGGCGTTTTGAGGACTAACTATCGTCTAGGGCTCTCAACGGTGTCGAAATCTTCACCAACTCATCCGGCTCTCACCACACTTTGAGAAAGCTCAATGAGCGTCTCGCCCTGATCTCTGAGGCAACTCGTAAGAGCGGTGGTGTTTACTTATACGCCAACCAGTCCGGTAATTTTTTCCGGCCATCTAATACAACTTGTCTTATCTCACACCGTCCTAGGTTCTGATGGAGACAGACTTCTCTACGACGGTTCATCGCTCATTATGGTGAATGGTAACATCGTGGCTCAAGGTTCCCAATTCAGCTTGGACGATGTTGAAGTTATCACCGCAACTGTGGACCTCGAAGAAGTTCGCGCCTACCGATTTGCCCCTTCCCGCAACTTTCAGGCTGTCCAGGCGCCTGTTTACGAAAGAATCGAGGTTGATTTCAGTCTGGGTGTGGAAGATCTTGATCTCCTACGAGCCCCAACGCCTCCTAGGCCAGCTAGGTACCATGTTCCAGAGGAAGAAATCGTATGTACTCACCCACTCTATCTTTCCTGGCTTTGTCTAGTAGTAAGAACATTCTGTACGAGGAGTTGTGCTAATATTTTGTGCTGCTAAGGCCCTTGGTCCTGCTTGCTGGCTTTGGGACTACCGTGAGTTTTCTTTGTTGGaacttgacaagatcaacaGCTAACTTGAAAATAGTGCGACGAAGCAAGGCATCCGGTTACCTTGTACCCCTTTCTGGAGGTATTGACTCATGCGCAACTGCCACTATTGTCTTCAGCATGTGTCGACTTGTTGTTGCAGCCATCAAGGCAAATAACGAGGAAGTTATTGCCGATGTGAAGCGAATTGCCGTGTACTCAGACAAGTTACCCGAAACTGCTGAGGAGTTCTGTAACCAGATCTTCCACACTGTTTACATGGGTATGGAGAAACAGAGCAGCAAGGAGACTCGCCAACGTGCCAAGGATCTGTCCAAACGTATTGGAAGCTACCACACTGACATGAACATTGACGATACTTTCCATGCCACCAAGAACCTGCTCACTCAAGGCACAGGATTTGAGCCTAAATTCAAGGTCCATGGAGGGTCAACG is part of the Fusarium poae strain DAOMC 252244 chromosome 4, whole genome shotgun sequence genome and encodes:
- the QNS1 gene encoding glutamine-dependent NAD(+) synthetase (BUSCO:11908at5125), which translates into the protein MADLITLATCSLNQWVLDWAGNLGRIRKSIILAKEAGATLRTGPELEITGYGCLDHFLEADVYEHSLESLLAILTDTELHGILIDVGLPLMHRGCRYNCRAIILDGKLLCLRPKIYLANDGNFRENRFFTPWNRPRYVEQYNLPPALQKHQGVRQVPIGDVILSLNDTTVAAETCEELFTPQAPHINMALNGVEIFTNSSGSHHTLRKLNERLALISEATRKSGGVYLYANQSGSDGDRLLYDGSSLIMVNGNIVAQGSQFSLDDVEVITATVDLEEVRAYRFAPSRNFQAVQAPVYERIEVDFSLGVEDLDLLRAPTPPRPARYHVPEEEIALGPACWLWDYLRRSKASGYLVPLSGGIDSCATATIVFSMCRLVVAAIKANNEEVIADVKRIAVYSDKLPETAEEFCNQIFHTVYMGMEKQSSKETRQRAKDLSKRIGSYHTDMNIDDTFHATKNLLTQGTGFEPKFKVHGGSTTENLALQNIQARSRMVIAYYYAQMLPTVRQRPGGGSLLVLGSSNVDECLRGYLTKYDCSSADVNPIGSVSKTDLKRFIAWSAKSFDMPILEEFIHAIPTAELEPITADYVQSDEADMGMTYDELSRFGRLRKESKLGPYGMFLRLLEEWGGEGKMTPREVATKVKRFHGFHYINRHKQAVATPAVHVENYSPDDHRFDLRPLVYPSPWNSWSFEKIDKRVEAIEKAIEKKKKGEVSK